The genomic stretch CACACTAACATGAActtgagagaaaaagacagaaaagataCTCATTCACCCAACATGTCCTGcataaaagcacacaaacataatCACACATACTCACTTGcgcacagacacgcacacacactacgAGGCCTCTTTAAAGAGTATAAATTGATGGTGACGTGATTATTAAATGGTTCCCAGTTGGTAAGACAAAGATGCTATTTGAAGAGTAGCTGAGTGTCCCTGACTCAAGCATTAGCCATGACCACTTAAAGTTTATGACGCCAGACTCTGGTGCACTAATGCACTGAGGCAGTTGTGTATGACAAGGTATAAATAGAACAAAGCAGCATCAGACATGGGGGCATTTTGTGGACATTCTTCACTAACTGGGTCATGCTGGTTGAAAGTAAGCAGATCTTTTTAGCTCTGATGTCAGTTTTAAGTATCCTGTGATTCTGTGGTTTTTCAATCACCACTAGAAGTATGAAGAGCAGCGATCTAGGCCAAGAAGTTCTGATCATCCCTGCTGTAAACAAGACTATACAGCCATGCTGGTagctgtgaggctgtactttaGGCACATaggctttgagctaaatgctaactttggcatactaacatgctcacaatggaAATGTTACCATGTTGTTTTTTAGCAGGTATAGTGTTTACCATgttgaacattttaatttagtCTGTTAAAACAAAGTATTGGACAGTATTTTGATCCAAGGAAGGTGTTAGAGGAAGAGTCAGGGATCATCACAGTCAgtggattcatcctctgggcaacGTTGATATCTGTACCATATTTCATGGCAAACCACGagtgttaagatatttcagtctggaccaaagtggtgaaccgACAGACATTACCATCCCTCGAatcatgctgctagcatggctaaaaagaGCCAGATGTTGAAGTGGGAATGGAAGTAGAGTGAGATGGAGTCTGTGGAAGACAGTTAGAAGGGAAGAAAACTAGAGACACAACCTCACAATGTGATTTAAATGGTGACAGGCAGGGGAGGAGTCCATAACTCATAGTGATGTAAGTTCATTAAAGGGAAGTTCCACCAGTTTTACACTTAAAGAATCAAGTTTCCTAGTCATTGAGAGTACTATTTAGGCTGTGAATACAGTTCTACATTGTCCTCTATGATTCTGCAGGGACCTCTGTCAAGTAGGAGAAAATAACCCCTGATGATATTGCGAGGGTTATCTTGGCTTGGGTTTTGAGACTACagatttataacagaaagcctgtgttacaCACTGGAGGCATGAGGTTTGAAAGGTTTGGGAATTTGCCAGGCAGGAAGAGTCTGATGTAAAGATGCTATTAATTAGCATTATGGGAAAagtaggatccagtgttttttgaAGCTTGACACATAGGGATTAAAAGAAAGAATATCTCAGTCTTTTCTGCATTCATTTTGCAATGTCTTTTAAATCTGTCCCACAGCtatatggaagtgcaatactaaattgtAAAAAAGTAATGATGGTTCTTAGCAGTAATACTCTTTCTGTtaccaaaaatattttgtttattgatacagtatatgtaaaTTCTGAGCATCTTTTAGCTCACGTAGCTTTAATGTTGATGGAAAAACAGTGCAAGTCATTGAAAGCTGTTAACCTCCACAAGCTACTGTATATTTCACTGTGTGGTTTATAGATGCTGGAGATGTTTGAGAAGGATGACACAGACATGCAGAGCTCCAGCCCAGACTTTGTCCCCATAGCTCAGTATGAAACCATTAGGAAGGAGTTTGAAGCCCTTCAGGAGCGCTTCTCTCAGGCCCAGGCTTCAGATGAGGCCTCCAGTGTGGCGGAAGAGCGGTAAGATTGATTCATATCATACAAGCTGATTGACCACTAGCAAACTGAAGTAACCATATCAGTTCACATTCACATGAATCCTCCCATATTGAATCAGGCCTTTATTGTTAGATGTGCACACCTTTGCAAGTATCAGTTCCCAAACCTCAGCAGTTGTATGCTTCAATGATAGTGTTAATGTGTCATACACTGTATGATGTAatactgaaacaattagttgactaattgatttgttgattggtcaatagagagaaaataatttgtgcactattttgataatcatttgcccatttcagtcatttatcagGAAAATTACAAACTTTCTCAGTTTTTACCTTCTCCAATGGGAGAATCATATAGAACGCTGTTCTATATGATTGTAGATtgaaaatctttgggtttttgactgcttttttttacattctaaCATCTAATAGTctaaatgataattaattaatcaaaaaatatctgcagattaattaatatTGGAAATAATGAGTTGCAGGGCTACATGATTTTAGCCATGTTTCATAAGGTGCAGCTGATTTGACGATTGAGACATTTCTTTGTCAAGATTGATAATCCTTGTCTTGTTCTGCAGTGGTGAAGAGGAGTCTCAGGAAGGAGGTGTGGATGCAGAGAGTATGGAGGCGATGAAGGAGAAGCTGCGTGGGCTAGAGGAGCAGTTGGCCACCTCCCAATCTgagctggaggagctgaaggAGCAGATGCGTGTTGGGGTGCTTTCTGTGGAGTGCGATGAAGGGGATACTGCCATGACAGGTGCTGTGACAGGAGGAGGGTCTGCAAATGAGGGTCCGAGCCAGGAGACACAGCAGCTGAGAGCGAGGGTGAGGGAGTTAGAGGAGGAGCTTGCTAAGAGACAGGGCGAGGCAGGTGGTCAGAGCAGCCTGGACAGTGACACAATCAaacagctgaaggagaaagaaaaggaccCCCAAGCTGCTCTGGCCAAGAAAGAGTcagtgaaagaagaagaggagaaagacagcgaaggggaagagacagaaacagtgaAGAGCCTCCGTGATAAAGTGGCTGAGTTGGAGGCAGCCCTGGCAGAGAGCAGGACATCTGGGAAAGggggaggagcagcaggagatTTAGGGCAGGTACATCGCCTTCAGGAGCGTGTGACGGAGCTCGAGGGGGAGCTGAGGAAGTGTGTGCCCCGGTCGGAGTTGGAGGAGGTGCAGGTGACTCTAGGTCTCCAGTGTGAGCAGCTGGCCAGGGAGAGGGCAGATGTGGCTAGAAGACTCAACGACTCTCTCTTAGAGCTGGAGAGACTCAGGCCTCCTCCACAcggtgaggatgaggaggaggaagaagaagaggaacacTCAGAGAGCTCAGAGCCTTCAGTCATATCAGGTgtgaagtgtatttttttttctaattacaGTAATCCAAATACTTATTTTGTTTGGTCAGTTCTGTTAATGATTATGcttctgtccaatcagagcacTCCAGGCGCACCCTGGCAGCAGTGAGAGAAGAACTGGAGGTGGCGAGACAGGAAGCAGCCCAAGCTCTGGACTGCTTGTGTGCCGAGCGGGAGGGCCGGGCACAGGATGCCCTGCAGCTGAAAGATGTGGTGCCGCTTTCAAAACACAAGGAAGCACTGTCTGCAGTGTCAGAACAGCTAGCTCAGACActgcaggagctgcaggaggagaagagCCTTCGGGGTCAGGCTGAGGAGCAGGCTGCCAGAGTAGAGGCCAAACTGCAGGCCATGCAGGACGCCATACCTAAAGAGGAGCATGAGAAAATCAAGGTCAGCTGGGAAATTATAAGAATGACCAAAAGAAGTAGTTGAGGCAGAAGATTTTTGAAAATTCAAAAAAGGTGGGGGAAAATCAGGCATTTGTACAGAGGAGAGGGGCTGATTTGTTACTGCAACATTACAACAATGTTTAATGTTGCCTCTACTTCATTTTAGGTAATTTCTCATGCTCTACATGCCTCTTGCTTTTGTAAGGAAGCACATTATAATTATATGAAGTAACCAATGTTCCTATGCATTCCTGTGCATTGTCTACTTTAGATTAACAGGTGAGTATACGGTTGATTGTTCTTACTTTATTTAGATTCCATAAAAATATGGGGGATTCTTTATATTTGTGTTAAGAAAGGTAGATACAGGGAAATACAttgataaataaatcataacatAAACAATAGTAAATAGAGCGAATTTgttaaaataactaaaaacatttcatttaagagtacattttgctgacatattttcttttgttatggGACAGAAAGTAATCCCCTTGCTTCCCACCTTGTAGGCAGAGCTCCAACGCTCCCTGCAGGCCAGCgagagcagtgcagcagcagctcaggagGCTCTGAGTGAGAAAGAGATGGACCTGAGAGAGCTGAAGTCCCAGAAGGCGGCAGAACAGGGTCTGATCTCCAAGGAGGACCACGAGGGCCTGCGTCTCTCTATGCAGGCTGAGATCAACGCTATCACGGCCCGCTTCAACGATCTCACCCGCAAACATGAGAAGACCTgcactgaggtgtgtgtgtgtgtacgcacgcatgcatgcatgtgttgtAATATTGTCTGCCTTCTCCAATCTCTCCTAATGCCATCTTAGGTCACAGATGTTATTGTGTCTGCCTCAAAGAGAGCTGTGTTCCATGAAGGCCTCTTTCCTGTACCTACATTATTCATATGTGTATTACTTTCTCTATTCAGTACCTCGATCTGCTTCATTCATCTCTCTGTATACGTGCTTACTGATGCACTGGAGTAGTGTTGTATGTGCATTATAGGCTCCTTAGGATGATCCATTTGCCATTATCCTTCCATCTGTGTAGTGGCATTGAGGAAAGCAAAGTCCCTCCATAGACAGACAATATCTCATAATGGGCTTCTGTGTACCTCATGAAATGAGTCTTGCTAAAAGTGGAGAacatttttatcacaaaaaCGTTGTTGGCACACATCCAACCATAAGAATGTAATGCTGCTAGgcgcttacacacacacactatcatgTACGTTTTACTTGGTAATGACACAATATACTTACAAAGTTGTACTTTCCTGTAACACAAAACACTGTTGAACATGGCACCAAAGGCAAATGTGCATGAGTGCATTTATTTGCACTGCAGCGTGGGTGTATGAAGATCAAAAAGAAAACTATTTCCAAGGGAAACTGGAAATTCCCATGAGCAAAAACTCAACTACAGCAGTGGTTGTGGGAATAACGATTCTGAAgatgatgtattttaaattttgctgagaaaatgtaataaaaaacagaaagaatgGAAGGTTAGATGGTATTTTCATCcactaaacacataaaactTCAGTTAATTTCCATGATGTCATGTAGTAGAGGCTGGTGTTTGACAAGTACACATTCAAGTAGGTACCCACTTAATCTAAAACAGATTaagagctttgtttttttcctgcaagtGTATATTTCCATCTCTACGAAACTGTCCATATTAATTACCTCCGCAACTATACTGCCCATTTATAGAAAATATCAAACTTTACACCTATGTCATTACTTGTGGCTCAGTCTACACTTCAATATAAGCCAGAAGCATCAGGCTGTGAGACATGACTGAACGTAGACACCATTGCTATAGTGACACGGTGCCGCTGGTGGTTCTATTGGTCTAGGTGTTCCAGGTGCAGAGGGAGGCTCTCTTTAACAAGAGTGAGCGGCAAGTTGCAGAGTCCCAGCTGGccacagtgcagcagcagctagCACAGTTACAGTCCCAATCCAGCCACATCCAGGAGCTCCACAAAGACATCCAGGAATCTCAAGGCCTGGTCAAGGAGAAGGACCGCAAGGTAAGAGATTGCAAGGCTAGTTCAGACAACTGCTGTTGAAGCACCTGTGAGGTGACAATGAAGTGACCAAACTCAAGTCTCTGTCTTTGCACAGATAACAGAGCTATCCAAGGAGGTGTTCCGGCTAAAGGAGGCGCTGGGAGCTCTGTCACCTCCTCTTGgcatcacctcctcctcctcttcctcatccacCCATCATGGTAACCCTGGGCAGCAGATGGCACTGCAGAACAGGATTAGCATACTCACCCAGCAGCTCCAGGTGGGAAGAGAATTTAGACTAGTGtgagaaaaatatgattttgaatCTTCTATATCAGCATAGGTTATCACGATTATCTACGATCTTCACATgacaataacattttttgtgaCCCTTTTTCAGGATTGGGAGAGAAAGCACAAACAGGTGGTGACTGTATATCGTTCCCATTTACTGTCAGCCGTACAGGTCAGTTGAAGGTACATTGACAGTCAAAAAAGGGCTGGACACAAGCATGCCAGAGCACAAATTACTTAGACTAAAACTTTTGTTAAGCAATGTTCCATTCAGTATTTccatgtgtgcatgtctgaATATGTGGGCACTTGAGCAAAtatactgtgtgtctgtttgctgttctTTCACAATCATCCCTACAGCCTCCTCATAGCGATAGCTGAATATAGGTCGGTCCCCATCTGTGGTACAGACAGTAAAGAGCAGGCAGGCTCTGTCAACCATCTCTGCTTACCAGACAAAGTGGATTAAATTTCAGAAGAGATACAGGGAAAAGGGTCTCAATCCACTGTCTTGTTCCCTCACTTAAGTCACATTTAGTAGTCATTTCCTTTTGACACATTGGTTGTAATGAGAGATCGTGTGGGTGTAGTTCACCTTTAAGAAAACCGTTGGCTACTCCCTGGCGTGTAGAGGTTGTCATTACAAGGTacatatgttaaaatatttacaagCTTTGTGTTCGAACCTTTCAATCCTGTTATTAATGTGGGGCAGGGTTGGGTATGGGGTAGGCTGTCCACTGTTCGGGGTACATCTGGCATTCACCAGTGTGCCAGACAGGTCAGAGGATTCTGTTTCAGTTGTGTGGGCTGTCACAGTCCTTACTTGGGGCACAGTGTTGCTTGATATTCAGAATGAAAGACAATTTCTCCGATAGATTTCTGCTtgacaaatgtatttaatttatttaaagatGTCTGGTGCCAGCTTAGCTAGAGTGCACATGGGCACATAAGCTCCCCTGggtctgtgtttttacattttgaaagagGTCTATAGTGTCACCATCAATTTGCGGTTGATCTAAACAATCTAATCGTATAATCAGCAAAAGCAATTAGCCTCCGCTTCCTCTTAGTCAGCATGATGAGTGGCTGGCTGATTGCTAGCCATATTGAGATAGCATCTTTTTACAACGGTAGTGTTAGTTAGTGTTTATGTTAGTTAGTGTTCTGGTGACCAAGTGGTCTCTTCCATCAGGGGGTGACAGATGTGTGGCGGACTCCTCCTTGTTTTGCTCCCTACTGATGGAGGTCAAAGATGGGAGTTTTTCTAAAAACATGGGTGCTGCTGAAGGCttgttgttctgttttgatTGGCCAAACCTACAAATCAGTCAGCCTGCTGTTTTGCTAAGGGCAGTAAACCTGTAGAGAGCCTCTTATGAGGGCTCTGACTGTGTTCAACTAGATTACAATGTGAAactttcattttctgacattggtGTCTGTTGCCCAACAGGGCCAAATGGATGAAGAAGTGCAGGGTTTGCTACTCCAGATCCTGAGGATGACACAGCAGGGACACTGAACCTTACAGCATCTGCaagtctctctccatctccagtCTCTCCACAGGTCAGCATAAAGCAGCTCCAGCACAGCAACCTGTGGAACCAGTACCACAGAGACCTCCTCTAGAAAGCCAAATGCAACTGATCTGTGGTCAGACATAGCTGCATGCATACAATACAGTTAACTAAACTGCAGCCTTAAGGCTTGACTGATAACCAAGCAGTGAAAAAATCAAACTGTGGAGTGCCTTTATAGTTCAATGACAGCAACCTATTTGTCAGGGTTTTATGGTAGCAGAAAGTGAATGTAGATACAGAGCAGTTATTTAGAAGATAGAATCAGGTACATTGATTGTGTGATGAGCCTActgattttatataatattgttataataaaaatgaaaaacaaattgcTCTGCTGTTGATCCTGTTCTTTGTAACTCGCTTCATGCACAAATACAACTTCTACACTGTCCTTCACATCTATTTTGGGTGATGGAAATCTGAAGTCTTAATTTGGCTGTAGCATGAGTGCATGGAAAGTTAGGCAGCTGGGCTCACGGCGGAGCTGCTACTTAAGCTGGCACATACAAAGACTCTCAAACTAGACAAAATACTCCATGAATTGTATGAATGTTTCAGTTAATTTTATTGAGAAAAAGCATATAAGGTTAATTTAAGAAGAAAAGATTCAAGAAATTCCTGAGAAAGCAAAGAGGGGAGGTCTGAAAAAGGTATTAATCGTTTGTCCCTCACCAGAAGCCTTGAAGCTCACCTCATCTCTCTGTGCATTCGTGAGGCTGCAGCTAAGAACAGCGGAGGGCCTGATTAAAGATATGTTGCTAAGATTTAAAAGTATTAGACTGGATAAAATTGAATGGCAAACTTATTGTCAGTTCAACCAAGGAGCAGAAATAAGACAGGATAACTGACATGTAAAGACAGACGTGGGATAGGACAATCGATAAAGTGATGTATTTCCCTGAGCCGGGACAAATAAAGGATTTAATTTGCTGTCCAAATCCCTGGTTTTTCGAATCAATCACTGCAGAGAAGTGCTCTCTATGGAGTGAAGGGACTAAACACTCATACAGACAATGACAATCATGACATAATATGACAGTGTTAAACATTATTCACCCCAAAACAAGAGCAGCTTACATTACTGTTCACAAGTATAAGAGCTTAATCATCCTGATTTTTTGTTCAGTCATTCATTGGCATTGCAAGAAAACTCATCTTTTGCAATAGGAGCATACATAAATGCACATTATATACACTCTGACACAAATGCCTGTATCTGTAGTTACTAAGGCACTGAAGTTGGATGGGCTGGGGAAAATACAGGCATGGATATACTGAGTTTGTATGCAGAGTGGTTGTTTTTAACCCATGATGTAGTATTCATTTGAGTCTGAGCAATAATGTCCACAGGTTTatacaacacatacagtatgttgcccctaacaaacacaacactgatatttTTTGGTAAATGTGATGAAAATTTCCACTTTTAAGACAATAGTCTGTGTGTACACATGGCTGTCTACATGTAGATATAGTATGACTGCATTGTAGAGAATGGGAAAGGTTATACCCAGCAAGTAATTATGTTTAATAATAGGTCTATGTTTTCAACACAACTTTATAAAGCATCATATAACAAAAGTGGGATTTTGGTGCTTTGGTTATTATGGAGAAATAAAAATAGTGGATTTGTAGTTTAGGTTGCATCTTATAAATCCAGCACTGAATCATGCTTAGTGTGTATCCATTGTGCCATCACAGAGTCAGGTACTGCAGACCTGTGAACATGTAACAGTCTTTACATCCCAATGAAACGTACATTTCTTCAGCTGTCACAGTAATGTCACTTCTtgcatttttactgtaataaacCACTGAATATGGAACCTGACACCTCTTATATGTTATACTGTGTCTGCACCTGATAATCAGTGACAGTTTTGTTCTGGCAATGTGCATTATATGTTCAGTGAACGACACAGGAGCAGCTCTGTGTGACTGACTGGTCAGGCAAGGCCGGGTAGACTGGAAGCACATGACAGGCATTGTAGGACATTTCGTCACTGTGCATCAAATCTCTCTGAGATTTATTGAAGTCGGGTCCTCTCAAAACAGTCCTCTCtttaatttctgcttttttggTGGACAATTTTCCAGCTCTGGGATAAGTCAAGCTGTGGATTCCGGTTGGTTTGTTAGTTTCATAGCTGCATGCTGAGTTTATGACAGTTTGGTTGATCCTGCTAGCCAAAAGGCAGCAAAGTACAAGGAGATGTCTCACTCTCCTTGGTAGACTTGtctgtgaaaagaaaatatcagtGATATCCTTTGTTGCAGACAAGTATCCATCCtagatgatgaatgaatgatttccaaatacagtttttttctgtggtttccATGGGCACAGAATAATTCAGCGCTGGAATatgggagagaaagaaggatgACATTGTTTTAGACACAGGCTAAAGGTCAAGACAGCTATTGTGTAGCCTCATAGATACAACTGTCAAATGTCTGACAATAGATAATCTGTCTGCATTATTGAATGCAGGAATGTATTGCTCAGGTGAACAACACCCAGCTAAGATTTATTGAAAATATGCAAGGTTTTAATGAGAATCttcataaatatgaatatttgtctTTAATCCCCAATTCCATCTTAATCATCACAAATTATTTTCACAAAGTTTCACATACATTAGATGCTTACCGTCCCATGCAGGTCCAGATGGCTCACTGTTTCCTCCTGACCACCTGTTTGAGGTGGAGCTCACTCTCTGCTGCAACAATAGGCAGCTCATTCTTCAGGTGATATGAGATAAGGTGACTTATGCTCTCAAATAACATGTCTTTGGTCCGGACCTTTATAGAGGAGAGCAAGAGATGGAGTGTAAGTGATTGTGTTTGCCATACAGTACTGAATGACAGTCACTGTGATCAATGTAAAGTGTTCTTTTTAATGCAGACCAATACATCGAATGAATCAGACAATAGTCAAA from Thunnus albacares chromosome 9, fThuAlb1.1, whole genome shotgun sequence encodes the following:
- the ankrd24 gene encoding ankyrin repeat domain-containing protein 24, with product MKSLKAKFKKTESQDWSKSDERLLQAVEQNEPDKVSALIVKKGLCPTKLDAEGKSAFHLCASRGRLDCLEVIISHGADLNITDGAGLSALHLAAKNGQSECLKRLLQERLAVDCTDSIGRTPLHHAAISGCLSCTETLWDFKASLDVQDADGATTLILAAQMSRVKLCVFLLGRGANANIQDNQGRSALMLACESDSVETVEALLRGGANTQLEDTLGHKATDYAASTSNQRIMQMLQDGAPPVSEGAGEEPPQVPSGASLVQGGTTPRKRKAPPPPRSPLQGLPPSPQPRSSAPPPQSPEPQSQSPSPSPQPPDSQQSAQAEDEEVFEEIRRLRLERGRLLQKIKTLEQQQQTALSAMEELSQLKQRLEQAEAERDRLLEEMKGLHGIGASDSEDMDEMLDFPEKLLSKRSRASPVQDEATSQGEVDTSSPSPAPSDVGTVAELRKQIEELTSQNSELVLKVQMLEMFEKDDTDMQSSSPDFVPIAQYETIRKEFEALQERFSQAQASDEASSVAEERGEEESQEGGVDAESMEAMKEKLRGLEEQLATSQSELEELKEQMRVGVLSVECDEGDTAMTGAVTGGGSANEGPSQETQQLRARVRELEEELAKRQGEAGGQSSLDSDTIKQLKEKEKDPQAALAKKESVKEEEEKDSEGEETETVKSLRDKVAELEAALAESRTSGKGGGAAGDLGQVHRLQERVTELEGELRKCVPRSELEEVQVTLGLQCEQLARERADVARRLNDSLLELERLRPPPHGEDEEEEEEEEHSESSEPSVISEHSRRTLAAVREELEVARQEAAQALDCLCAEREGRAQDALQLKDVVPLSKHKEALSAVSEQLAQTLQELQEEKSLRGQAEEQAARVEAKLQAMQDAIPKEEHEKIKAELQRSLQASESSAAAAQEALSEKEMDLRELKSQKAAEQGLISKEDHEGLRLSMQAEINAITARFNDLTRKHEKTCTEVFQVQREALFNKSERQVAESQLATVQQQLAQLQSQSSHIQELHKDIQESQGLVKEKDRKITELSKEVFRLKEALGALSPPLGITSSSSSSSTHHGNPGQQMALQNRISILTQQLQDWERKHKQVVTVYRSHLLSAVQGQMDEEVQGLLLQILRMTQQGH